One region of Xylanimonas ulmi genomic DNA includes:
- a CDS encoding glycosyltransferase family 4 protein translates to MRVYILLLLVAASVTYLSTPAARWLARHTHAISAVRDRDVHTSPTPRLGGLAILLGIVVAVLVASRMPFLDEVFTRPEVWGIVGAAVIVALLGWADDVWDLDWMTKLAGQVLAGGFMALMHVQLTTWPVPGQLVIPGSRLSLAVTIFVVVATMNAVNFVDGLDGLAAGIVAIGGAAFFLYTYGLTTQTSPQDYSSLASLMLAVLVGACLGFLPHNFHPSHIFMGDSGSMVLGLVFAGSTIAVTGEVKTDLTTAAQTLPAFVPLLLPVAVVLLPFLDMGMAVVRRLASGKSPFHPDRMHLHHRMLAIGHSHRRAVVILYVWTAVFAFAGAALVWWDWRLVLAGTLAAAAVALGLTLGPLRTRGRLLDDDVATGAIPVVSQTTPHPGQGEQPS, encoded by the coding sequence GTGAGGGTCTACATCCTCCTGCTCCTGGTCGCGGCGTCGGTCACCTACCTCTCGACGCCCGCGGCGCGCTGGCTCGCGCGCCACACCCACGCGATCTCGGCGGTGCGCGACCGTGACGTGCACACGTCGCCGACACCTCGGCTGGGCGGGCTGGCGATCTTGCTGGGCATCGTCGTGGCGGTGCTCGTCGCCTCACGCATGCCGTTCCTGGACGAGGTGTTCACCCGGCCTGAGGTGTGGGGCATTGTGGGAGCCGCCGTCATCGTCGCGCTGCTCGGGTGGGCGGACGACGTCTGGGACCTCGACTGGATGACCAAGCTCGCCGGCCAGGTGCTCGCGGGCGGGTTCATGGCCCTCATGCACGTCCAGCTCACGACCTGGCCGGTGCCGGGACAGCTCGTGATCCCGGGCTCGCGCCTGTCGCTGGCTGTGACGATCTTCGTGGTGGTCGCGACCATGAATGCGGTCAACTTCGTCGACGGCCTCGACGGCCTGGCGGCGGGGATCGTCGCCATCGGCGGCGCCGCGTTCTTCCTGTACACCTACGGGCTGACGACGCAGACGAGCCCGCAGGACTACTCCTCGCTCGCCTCGCTCATGCTGGCCGTGCTGGTGGGCGCGTGCCTGGGCTTCCTGCCGCACAACTTTCACCCGTCGCACATCTTCATGGGCGACTCGGGCTCGATGGTGCTGGGTCTGGTGTTCGCGGGCTCGACGATCGCGGTGACCGGTGAGGTCAAGACCGATCTGACCACCGCGGCGCAGACCCTGCCGGCGTTCGTGCCGCTGCTGCTGCCCGTGGCGGTGGTGCTGCTGCCGTTCCTCGACATGGGCATGGCGGTGGTCCGCCGTCTGGCGTCGGGCAAGTCGCCGTTCCACCCCGACCGCATGCACCTGCACCACCGCATGCTCGCCATCGGGCACTCGCACCGGCGCGCCGTCGTCATCCTCTACGTCTGGACCGCGGTGTTCGCGTTCGCGGGCGCGGCGCTCGTGTGGTGGGACTGGCGCCTGGTGCTCGCCGGAACCCTCGCCGCCGCCGCCGTCGCGCTGGGCCTGACCCTGGGCCCGCTGCGCACGCGGGGCCGCCTGCTGGACGACGACGTCGCGACCGGCGCCATTCCGGTGGTCAGCCAGACCACGCCCCACCCTGGACAAGGAGAGCAGCCCTCGTGA